A single window of Sphaerodactylus townsendi isolate TG3544 linkage group LG03, MPM_Stown_v2.3, whole genome shotgun sequence DNA harbors:
- the LOC125428774 gene encoding uncharacterized protein LOC125428774 isoform X1 has product MERKSGRTLETCIVEKTPRKQEGTGGHLREVNVTLDIDTANPLLLLSEDLKSVRRWNRMQYWPDNAKRFDIVSCVLGCEGFTSGRHSWEVEVEVEKEQVVGGLGWAVGVARESVRRKGLVYACPREGIWVVGKVMPYGFLAFTSPEDSISILSHEPKKIRVSLDYKEGRVEFFDAHTGDLIFSFPSTSFSGERLHPYFRMEWLGQLKCCWTANGHLRSRRPSPDISSSELQGCPSRFVPCGRTPQAPSPTPCAVLLCGTHLPTFTKCSENRNPESPNDSESLQHSGSVWHGQSIPHSEGCVGVKPTAQVRTAEERQDSKEEAGEMSPLKMKNTSSGVNAEPRRAEEEEDVGVTAVRELHLQNHDVPSLDLEGSSGKNWERMLIQDDTSHKEKGRGVSPKEEKDIWLSSEDYMLFALIPFLLVLIVTVYDLLS; this is encoded by the exons ATGGAAAGGAAATCTGGAAGGACCTTGGAAACTTGTATTGTAGAAAAGACTCCGAGGAAACAAGAAGGTACAGGGGGGCATCTCAGAGAAG TGAATGTGACTCTGGATATTGACACAGCCAACCCTCTCCTTCTTTTGTCTGAGGACCTGAAGAGCGTGAGAAGATGGAACAGAATGCAATACTGGCCTGACAATGCTAAGAGATTTGATATTGTGTCCTGCGTTCTGGGCTGTGAGGGATTCACCTCAGGAAGACATTCgtgggaggtggaggtggaggtagaGAAGGAGCAGGTAGTGGGAGGCCTAGGCTGGGCTGTGGGAGTTGCCAGGGAGTCTGTGAGGAGGAAGGGCTTGGTATATGCTTGCCCCAGGGAAGGGATATGGGTTGTGGGTAAAGTGATGCCTTACGGGTTCTTGGCTTTTACCTCTCCCGAGGATAGCATTTCTATTCTGAGCCATGAGCCCAAGAAGATCCGGGTCTCCTTGGACTATAAAGAGGGACGAGTGGAATTTTTTGATGCTCATACAGGTGACTTGATCTTCTCTTTCCCTTCAACCTcgttttctggggagaggctgcacCCTTATTTCCGGATGGAATGGTTAGGACAGCTGAAGTGCTGCTGGACAGCCAATGGGCATCTTCGATCCAGGCGACCCTCTCCTGACATCAGCTCCTCTGAGCTGCAAGGGTGCCCCTCTAGATTTGTGCCGTGTGGCAGGACTCCTCAGGCCCCGTCACCAACTCCCTGTGCCGTTCTACTCTGTGGTACTCATCTGCCTACCTTCACAAAATGCTCTGAGAACAGGAATCCAGAATCCCCCAATGACAGTGAATCTCTGCAACATTCTGGCTCAGTCTGGCATGGCCAATCCATTCCTCATTCCGAAGGTTGTGTTGGTGTGAAGCCAACAGCCCAAGTCAGGACGGctgaggaaaggcaggactccaAGGAGGAAGCGGGGGAAATGTCCCCTTTAAAAATGAAGAACACTTCTTCAGGAGTCAACGCAGAGCCCAGgagagcagaggaagaggaggatgtaGGGGTGACTGCCGTCAGGGAACTCCACCTACAGAACCATGATGTCCCTTCCTTGGATCTTGAGGGCAGTTCTGGGAAGAACTGGGAAAGAATGCTCATCCAAGATGATACTAGCCataaagagaaggggagaggggtcTCTCCGAAGGAGGAAAAGGACATCTGGCTCAGTTCTGAGGATTACATGTTGTTTGCCTTGATTCCTTTCCTTCTTGTATTAATTGTAACCGTGTACGACTTACTTTCTTAA
- the LOC125428774 gene encoding uncharacterized protein LOC125428774 isoform X2 — protein MERKSGRTLETCIVEKTPRKQEVNVTLDIDTANPLLLLSEDLKSVRRWNRMQYWPDNAKRFDIVSCVLGCEGFTSGRHSWEVEVEVEKEQVVGGLGWAVGVARESVRRKGLVYACPREGIWVVGKVMPYGFLAFTSPEDSISILSHEPKKIRVSLDYKEGRVEFFDAHTGDLIFSFPSTSFSGERLHPYFRMEWLGQLKCCWTANGHLRSRRPSPDISSSELQGCPSRFVPCGRTPQAPSPTPCAVLLCGTHLPTFTKCSENRNPESPNDSESLQHSGSVWHGQSIPHSEGCVGVKPTAQVRTAEERQDSKEEAGEMSPLKMKNTSSGVNAEPRRAEEEEDVGVTAVRELHLQNHDVPSLDLEGSSGKNWERMLIQDDTSHKEKGRGVSPKEEKDIWLSSEDYMLFALIPFLLVLIVTVYDLLS, from the exons ATGGAAAGGAAATCTGGAAGGACCTTGGAAACTTGTATTGTAGAAAAGACTCCGAGGAAACAAGAAG TGAATGTGACTCTGGATATTGACACAGCCAACCCTCTCCTTCTTTTGTCTGAGGACCTGAAGAGCGTGAGAAGATGGAACAGAATGCAATACTGGCCTGACAATGCTAAGAGATTTGATATTGTGTCCTGCGTTCTGGGCTGTGAGGGATTCACCTCAGGAAGACATTCgtgggaggtggaggtggaggtagaGAAGGAGCAGGTAGTGGGAGGCCTAGGCTGGGCTGTGGGAGTTGCCAGGGAGTCTGTGAGGAGGAAGGGCTTGGTATATGCTTGCCCCAGGGAAGGGATATGGGTTGTGGGTAAAGTGATGCCTTACGGGTTCTTGGCTTTTACCTCTCCCGAGGATAGCATTTCTATTCTGAGCCATGAGCCCAAGAAGATCCGGGTCTCCTTGGACTATAAAGAGGGACGAGTGGAATTTTTTGATGCTCATACAGGTGACTTGATCTTCTCTTTCCCTTCAACCTcgttttctggggagaggctgcacCCTTATTTCCGGATGGAATGGTTAGGACAGCTGAAGTGCTGCTGGACAGCCAATGGGCATCTTCGATCCAGGCGACCCTCTCCTGACATCAGCTCCTCTGAGCTGCAAGGGTGCCCCTCTAGATTTGTGCCGTGTGGCAGGACTCCTCAGGCCCCGTCACCAACTCCCTGTGCCGTTCTACTCTGTGGTACTCATCTGCCTACCTTCACAAAATGCTCTGAGAACAGGAATCCAGAATCCCCCAATGACAGTGAATCTCTGCAACATTCTGGCTCAGTCTGGCATGGCCAATCCATTCCTCATTCCGAAGGTTGTGTTGGTGTGAAGCCAACAGCCCAAGTCAGGACGGctgaggaaaggcaggactccaAGGAGGAAGCGGGGGAAATGTCCCCTTTAAAAATGAAGAACACTTCTTCAGGAGTCAACGCAGAGCCCAGgagagcagaggaagaggaggatgtaGGGGTGACTGCCGTCAGGGAACTCCACCTACAGAACCATGATGTCCCTTCCTTGGATCTTGAGGGCAGTTCTGGGAAGAACTGGGAAAGAATGCTCATCCAAGATGATACTAGCCataaagagaaggggagaggggtcTCTCCGAAGGAGGAAAAGGACATCTGGCTCAGTTCTGAGGATTACATGTTGTTTGCCTTGATTCCTTTCCTTCTTGTATTAATTGTAACCGTGTACGACTTACTTTCTTAA